A window of the Natrinema salifodinae genome harbors these coding sequences:
- the surE gene encoding 5'/3'-nucleotidase SurE — protein sequence MDSDSDPHILLTNDDGIDAPGIRALADALSTVGTVTVVAPDRNRSAVGRSLSYGRTSSSSDGADGDGSDDELAVSLADSAFTVPVPHAEHDLGYAVDGTPCDCAIVGVNALEPAPDIVVSGCNAGANLGAYVFSRSGTVSAAMEAAFLGTPSIAVSMDTLGYDTELEPAAFERAGEIVAALVERAPGTGLFDRVDYLNVNVPRPDREPDGVAITRPTRVYEMDATFENGRFRLTNRLWQQMANRDIPDPDDTDRHALLEEQVSISPLRVPYEVVDTEPVRAVVEGALQ from the coding sequence CTGGATTCGGACTCCGACCCCCACATTCTCCTGACGAACGACGACGGGATCGACGCGCCTGGCATCCGAGCGCTGGCCGACGCGCTCTCGACGGTCGGCACCGTCACCGTCGTCGCGCCCGACCGCAACCGGAGCGCGGTCGGCCGGTCGCTGTCCTACGGCCGGACGAGTTCGTCGAGCGACGGCGCGGACGGCGACGGGAGCGACGACGAGCTCGCGGTGAGCCTGGCCGATAGCGCGTTTACGGTGCCGGTCCCCCACGCCGAGCACGACCTCGGCTACGCGGTCGACGGGACGCCCTGTGACTGCGCCATCGTCGGCGTCAACGCCCTCGAACCGGCGCCCGACATCGTCGTTTCGGGTTGTAACGCCGGCGCGAATTTAGGGGCCTACGTCTTCTCTCGATCGGGAACCGTCAGCGCCGCGATGGAGGCCGCGTTCCTCGGCACGCCGTCGATCGCGGTCTCGATGGACACGCTCGGATACGACACGGAACTCGAGCCGGCGGCCTTCGAGCGCGCGGGCGAGATCGTCGCTGCCCTCGTGGAGCGCGCGCCCGGTACCGGGCTGTTCGACCGCGTGGACTACCTGAACGTCAACGTGCCCCGGCCGGACCGCGAACCCGACGGGGTCGCGATCACGCGCCCGACTCGGGTCTACGAGATGGACGCCACGTTCGAGAACGGGCGGTTCCGGTTGACCAACCGGCTCTGGCAGCAGATGGCCAACCGGGACATTCCCGATCCCGACGACACCGACCGCCACGCGCTGCTCGAGGAGCAGGTGTCGATCTCCCCGCTGCGAGTTCCCTACGAGGTCGTCGACACGGAGCCGGTACGCGCCGTCGTCGAGGGCGCGCTGCAGTAG
- a CDS encoding DUF2103 domain-containing protein, whose translation MECRHCASPLDKPGDFCLVCREANTEAIVLEAGRDRATLTMLAAERDDDAHGSGDDDPVLGKTVVTTTPEDGENEVVELRNFAGLIGDEIRRKRPEEVYAGGKRAVIRAVREDIHHPFYRVDDDEPVQAVLDRRGNRALDVVETPPAEKIGGSHSTLIGGRTGMRAIQTVAGHPHVKKVIPGPIDAGGKGSQSGMRAKVTRADDGGNVRMLLRDGSSVQENRVVTTAPDREMGERIREDLNDVLADAEFQ comes from the coding sequence ATGGAGTGTCGCCACTGCGCCTCCCCGCTCGACAAACCCGGCGACTTCTGCCTCGTCTGTCGGGAAGCCAATACCGAGGCCATCGTACTGGAGGCAGGACGTGACAGGGCGACCCTCACGATGCTCGCGGCCGAGCGAGACGACGACGCGCACGGGAGCGGTGACGACGACCCGGTCCTCGGGAAGACCGTCGTCACCACGACGCCGGAGGACGGCGAGAACGAGGTCGTCGAACTGCGGAACTTCGCCGGCCTGATCGGCGACGAGATCCGCCGCAAGCGCCCCGAGGAGGTCTACGCCGGCGGCAAGCGAGCGGTGATCCGCGCCGTCCGCGAGGACATCCACCATCCGTTCTACCGCGTCGACGACGACGAGCCCGTCCAGGCGGTCCTCGATCGACGGGGTAACCGCGCGCTCGACGTGGTCGAGACCCCGCCGGCCGAGAAGATCGGCGGCAGTCACTCGACGCTCATCGGCGGCCGAACGGGCATGCGGGCCATCCAGACCGTCGCGGGCCACCCCCACGTCAAGAAGGTCATTCCGGGACCGATCGACGCCGGGGGCAAGGGCTCCCAGTCCGGCATGCGCGCGAAGGTCACGCGCGCCGACGACGGCGGCAACGTGCGAATGCTGTTGCGGGACGGCTCGAGCGTTCAGGAAAACCGGGTGGTGACGACCGCGCCCGACCGCGAGATGGGCGAACGGATCCGCGAGGACCTAAACGACGTGCTCGCGGACGCGGAGTTCCAGTAA
- a CDS encoding MFS transporter, whose amino-acid sequence MDGTPRQARIANSIIFSILGAVFATWAVRIPAISATLSLSEGDIGLALLGLAVGSIIGLVTSGVVVSHYGGRKVIRAGLIVYTLALLLITAAGGFFLLGGMLLVFGFGKGLIDVAANAQGVRIERSYPGQIMGSFHALFSGGGLLGAGLGAIATSLGLSVRTHFALMGIAFLLIGFTASVWLLPKDTSVDTGPAVSLPSRELAGFCVLGFCALFIEGVGNDWSAVFLETSASASATVAALGFGAFSLMMMVGRFLADSAVEWIGPKRFIRLAAVVAALGITLTLLARPIVSLVGFGVLGLGLAGIMPVSLSIAGNHDPDSPAEPAIAAVSTAGYAGFAVGPVAIGLIAEASSLRAAFVPAFGLTALIIVLTGLLPTVARTAGDGETPA is encoded by the coding sequence ATGGACGGAACTCCCCGGCAAGCCCGCATCGCAAATTCGATTATATTCAGCATTCTCGGCGCGGTTTTTGCGACGTGGGCGGTTCGCATTCCCGCTATCAGCGCCACCCTCTCCCTTTCGGAGGGCGACATCGGGCTCGCGTTGCTCGGGCTCGCGGTCGGGAGCATAATCGGACTCGTAACGAGCGGCGTGGTCGTCTCGCACTACGGTGGTCGGAAAGTGATTAGGGCCGGTCTCATCGTCTACACCCTCGCACTACTGCTTATCACCGCTGCTGGTGGATTCTTTCTGCTCGGCGGCATGCTCCTCGTGTTCGGTTTCGGAAAGGGGTTAATCGACGTTGCGGCGAACGCGCAAGGCGTTCGAATCGAGCGCTCCTATCCGGGGCAGATCATGGGTAGCTTTCACGCCCTCTTCAGCGGCGGCGGACTACTCGGTGCGGGCCTCGGCGCGATCGCTACCAGTCTCGGCCTCTCCGTTCGAACTCACTTCGCCCTTATGGGAATCGCGTTCCTTCTCATCGGGTTCACCGCGAGCGTGTGGCTACTCCCGAAGGACACAAGCGTTGACACCGGCCCGGCCGTTTCGCTTCCGTCCCGAGAGCTCGCGGGGTTTTGCGTGCTCGGGTTCTGTGCCCTGTTCATCGAGGGCGTCGGAAACGATTGGAGCGCCGTCTTCCTCGAGACGAGTGCGAGCGCATCCGCGACGGTCGCGGCGCTCGGATTCGGGGCGTTCTCCCTCATGATGATGGTCGGACGGTTCCTCGCCGACAGCGCCGTCGAGTGGATCGGCCCCAAGCGCTTCATCCGCCTGGCCGCGGTCGTCGCCGCACTCGGCATTACGCTAACGCTCCTCGCCCGACCGATCGTCTCGCTGGTCGGGTTCGGAGTCCTCGGCCTCGGGCTCGCCGGGATCATGCCGGTTTCGTTGAGCATTGCAGGGAATCACGATCCCGATTCCCCCGCGGAACCGGCGATCGCCGCCGTTTCGACGGCGGGGTACGCGGGGTTCGCCGTCGGGCCGGTAGCGATCGGTCTCATCGCGGAGGCGTCCTCGTTGCGCGCCGCGTTCGTCCCGGCGTTCGGTCTAACCGCCCTCATCATCGTCCTCACGGGACTCCTTCCGACCGTCGCCCGAACGGCCGGCGACGGTGAAACTCCTGCGTAG
- a CDS encoding TrmB family transcriptional regulator has translation METNELITVLEDAGLSPYQAAAYATLLELGSASASEVASMSDVPQPRIYDVLRSLDELGYVTVYDQDRLYARVDNPSESLTGIKTAIRRYETAIDEIERRYQEPEVRDGNVSLVQRFRTVIDHARDAIEAAGEHVQLAATPSQFTTLQPLLRDAYDRDVHVHLSLYLPSDTDLPFDATKFDGVCTEVRRRELSGPFLVLVDRERAYYATPNRLQQEYGVLIDDYTTAYVFHWYYLTRLWEVYETIYSDRSDDPPYSFVEITECIRAIEPFLESGADVTGRIDGTRIETGRECQLSGRFVDVDYTGSRSAEGGASLLELTAKAQICFETDGTVYTVGGRGAHLEDIAAKRFTIDRIDAGSEGDNSQSP, from the coding sequence ATGGAGACCAACGAACTGATCACCGTCCTCGAAGACGCCGGGTTGTCTCCATATCAGGCGGCTGCCTACGCAACCTTGCTCGAACTCGGGTCCGCATCCGCGAGTGAGGTCGCGTCGATGAGCGACGTTCCCCAACCTCGAATCTACGACGTGCTTCGCTCGCTCGACGAACTGGGATACGTCACGGTCTACGACCAGGATCGGTTGTACGCCCGAGTAGACAACCCGAGTGAAAGTCTCACCGGCATCAAAACGGCCATCCGACGGTACGAAACGGCCATCGACGAAATCGAACGGCGATATCAGGAGCCGGAGGTCCGCGACGGCAACGTGAGTCTCGTCCAGCGGTTTCGGACCGTCATCGACCACGCTCGCGACGCCATCGAGGCGGCCGGCGAGCACGTTCAGCTGGCAGCCACCCCCAGCCAGTTTACGACCCTCCAACCGCTGCTGCGGGATGCCTACGACCGCGACGTCCACGTCCACCTCTCGCTTTACCTGCCGTCGGACACCGATCTGCCGTTCGACGCGACCAAATTCGACGGTGTCTGCACCGAGGTACGCAGGCGCGAACTCTCCGGGCCGTTTCTCGTGCTGGTTGACCGAGAGCGCGCGTACTACGCGACGCCCAATCGATTACAGCAGGAGTACGGCGTGCTCATCGACGACTACACGACGGCGTACGTCTTCCACTGGTATTACCTGACGCGCCTCTGGGAGGTGTACGAGACGATCTACAGTGATCGCAGCGACGACCCGCCGTATTCGTTCGTCGAAATCACCGAATGTATCCGCGCCATCGAGCCGTTCCTCGAGTCGGGCGCGGACGTAACGGGACGGATCGACGGAACCAGGATCGAAACCGGCCGAGAATGTCAACTCAGCGGCCGATTCGTCGACGTCGACTACACCGGTTCTCGATCCGCCGAGGGCGGTGCGTCGCTGCTTGAACTCACCGCGAAGGCACAGATCTGCTTCGAGACGGACGGGACGGTCTATACCGTGGGCGGACGCGGTGCACATCTCGAGGACATCGCCGCCAAACGATTCACGATCGATCGAATCGACGCCGGATCCGAGGGAGACAACTCTCAATCGCCCTGA
- a CDS encoding right-handed parallel beta-helix repeat-containing protein, translating to MGDRTPRLGLNTYEPGEEWSHTDTVEAVDEHAIVHGPIADRPATGDYDDELYHATDQGITWRWDAASDDWVYFSGQGSADRPVPGTSHFEAATVGHARTKETPVWNVEAHGIEGDGSTEVGQAVHELLETVDQAGGGIVYFPPGRYLFERTPLVGDDTILLGAGRSTVFEGPRPDGDEGRALLSNKGYDATGYDGASNWGVRNVRIDSPSSTGIMPAHADNVRLENIYGDRIYYHHLDVVSSKNVVVNGFWATRGGEGGSDAPVQFDNQNAGTGANTVWDGTDYALVAADDTPTRNCTLTDFEIDPENGPEYGVHLHRDGNESITIQDGYITGCQYAAIRTDPGEPIADLTIDGVSCIENARGISLGHVERGRRALTIDNVTIRTDDKGTAAGSGLYASGVDGAAIANVTVDGAFTNAIIFDDMDDLKLSNVTATGAKHQAFRFRENVDATLTNARAADCGTVGVYAGPDSSVAYGGVTFDDVGSEVVVDGELREWVTSSSS from the coding sequence ATGGGCGATCGAACGCCGCGACTCGGACTCAATACGTACGAACCAGGCGAAGAGTGGAGCCACACCGACACGGTCGAGGCGGTCGACGAGCACGCGATCGTGCACGGCCCGATCGCCGACCGGCCGGCGACGGGCGACTACGACGACGAACTCTACCACGCGACCGACCAGGGGATCACCTGGCGCTGGGACGCCGCGAGCGACGACTGGGTATATTTCAGCGGTCAGGGGAGCGCCGACCGGCCGGTGCCTGGAACGAGCCACTTCGAGGCGGCGACGGTCGGTCACGCGCGGACGAAGGAGACTCCCGTGTGGAACGTCGAGGCCCACGGCATCGAGGGCGACGGCTCGACCGAGGTCGGTCAGGCCGTCCACGAACTCCTCGAGACGGTCGACCAGGCGGGCGGCGGGATCGTGTACTTCCCGCCTGGCCGGTATCTCTTCGAGCGGACGCCGCTGGTGGGCGACGATACGATCCTGCTGGGAGCGGGTCGCTCGACCGTCTTCGAGGGACCGCGTCCCGACGGCGACGAAGGACGGGCGCTGCTCTCCAACAAGGGGTACGACGCGACCGGGTACGACGGCGCGTCGAACTGGGGGGTTCGCAACGTCCGCATCGATTCGCCGTCGTCGACCGGAATCATGCCCGCGCACGCGGACAACGTTCGATTAGAGAACATCTACGGCGACCGCATCTACTACCATCATCTCGACGTCGTCTCGTCGAAAAACGTCGTCGTCAACGGTTTCTGGGCGACTCGCGGCGGCGAAGGAGGGTCGGACGCGCCGGTGCAGTTCGACAATCAGAACGCGGGAACGGGCGCGAACACCGTGTGGGACGGGACCGACTACGCGCTCGTCGCGGCCGACGACACCCCGACCCGTAACTGCACCCTCACAGATTTCGAGATCGATCCGGAAAACGGTCCCGAGTACGGCGTTCATCTCCACCGCGACGGGAACGAGTCGATCACAATCCAAGACGGGTACATCACCGGCTGTCAGTACGCGGCCATCAGGACTGATCCCGGCGAACCGATCGCTGATCTGACGATCGACGGCGTCTCGTGTATCGAAAACGCGAGGGGGATCTCGCTGGGGCACGTTGAGCGCGGCCGGCGGGCGTTGACGATCGACAACGTCACGATCAGGACCGACGACAAGGGAACGGCCGCCGGCTCGGGACTGTACGCGAGCGGCGTCGACGGCGCCGCGATCGCCAACGTTACCGTCGACGGGGCGTTCACGAACGCGATCATTTTCGACGACATGGACGACCTGAAACTGAGCAACGTGACGGCGACCGGGGCGAAACACCAGGCGTTCCGATTCCGGGAGAACGTCGACGCGACGCTCACGAACGCTCGCGCGGCGGACTGCGGGACCGTCGGCGTCTACGCGGGACCAGACAGCAGCGTCGCCTACGGCGGCGTCACGTTCGACGACGTCGGGAGCGAGGTCGTGGTCGACGGCGAGCTCCGGGAGTGGGTCACCTCCTCGTCCTCGTAA
- a CDS encoding 50S ribosomal protein L37ae: MAKKGQVGSAGRFGARYGRVARRRVSEIEDDMENAQVDGDNVTRVGTGIWKNEETGEVFTGGAYRPETPAGRTVQRSIRAALAEDDE; this comes from the coding sequence ATGGCCAAGAAAGGACAGGTCGGTAGCGCTGGCCGCTTCGGCGCCCGCTACGGCCGCGTCGCACGGCGTCGCGTCAGCGAGATCGAGGACGACATGGAGAACGCGCAGGTCGACGGCGACAACGTCACGCGCGTTGGGACCGGTATCTGGAAGAACGAGGAGACCGGCGAGGTCTTCACCGGCGGCGCCTACCGCCCGGAGACCCCCGCGGGCCGCACCGTCCAGCGCTCCATCCGCGCTGCGCTCGCAGAGGACGACGAATAA
- a CDS encoding DNA-directed RNA polymerase subunit P, which yields MSYKCSRCKRDVQLDEYGGVRCPYCGHRVLLKERSRDVKEVDVQ from the coding sequence ATGAGTTACAAGTGCTCCCGGTGTAAACGCGACGTCCAGCTCGACGAGTACGGCGGCGTCCGCTGTCCCTACTGCGGCCACCGCGTGCTCCTGAAAGAACGCAGCCGCGACGTCAAGGAAGTCGACGTCCAGTAA
- a CDS encoding KEOPS complex subunit Pcc1 yields MSSHDATLEFDYESASRARLVADSVAREIGEIDDDRSQTTINRDGERVLIEIDAADVVALRAALNTWFSLIDVAERTADAGAAILEE; encoded by the coding sequence GTGTCTTCTCACGACGCGACCCTCGAATTCGACTACGAGAGCGCGTCGCGTGCTCGACTCGTCGCCGACAGCGTCGCCCGCGAGATCGGCGAGATCGACGACGACCGCTCGCAGACGACCATCAACCGCGACGGCGAACGCGTTCTGATCGAGATCGACGCCGCCGACGTAGTCGCCCTGCGAGCGGCGCTGAACACCTGGTTCTCGCTGATCGACGTCGCCGAACGGACGGCCGACGCGGGCGCGGCGATTCTCGAGGAATAG
- a CDS encoding DUF2243 domain-containing protein, which yields MADAEAEATWLGLRRDVKPLVMAGLALGVGLGGFFDGIVFHQILQLHHMLSSYPDASVATDIRLNVLADGLFHLATYLFTILGVVLLSRAWRFHPVPKSGRTLLGATIMGWGAFNLVEGIVNHHLLGIHHVWPAGPGPLLLWDLAFLLWGALFLIGGYLVIRTDGAARPTASDDAIATDGTGTGPE from the coding sequence ATGGCCGACGCCGAAGCGGAGGCGACCTGGCTCGGACTCCGACGGGACGTCAAACCGCTGGTGATGGCCGGGCTCGCGCTCGGCGTGGGACTCGGCGGCTTCTTCGACGGGATCGTCTTCCACCAGATCCTGCAGCTCCACCACATGCTGTCGTCCTATCCCGACGCGAGCGTCGCGACCGATATCCGGCTCAACGTCCTCGCCGACGGGCTCTTCCACCTCGCGACGTACCTGTTTACCATCCTCGGGGTCGTGTTGCTCTCGCGCGCCTGGCGATTTCATCCCGTGCCGAAGTCCGGGCGGACGCTACTTGGCGCGACGATCATGGGCTGGGGCGCGTTCAACCTCGTCGAGGGAATCGTCAACCACCACCTGCTCGGGATCCACCACGTCTGGCCCGCGGGCCCAGGGCCGTTACTCCTGTGGGACCTGGCCTTCCTGCTGTGGGGCGCACTCTTCCTGATCGGGGGCTACCTCGTGATCCGGACCGACGGCGCCGCCAGGCCGACGGCGAGCGACGACGCGATCGCGACGGACGGGACCGGCACGGGCCCGGAGTAG
- a CDS encoding prefoldin subunit beta, which produces MQGNLPPEAQEKIEQLQDLQETAQEVAVQKQEAESNLTEAQNALDELDNIDDGTTMYRQVGELLVETEYDEAEDSLEEKVDSLEIRLETLEKQEERVQQQFESLQEELEDLLGGGGMGGPAGPGGPGAGGA; this is translated from the coding sequence ATGCAAGGCAACCTGCCGCCCGAGGCGCAGGAAAAGATCGAACAGCTACAGGACCTCCAGGAGACGGCTCAGGAAGTCGCCGTCCAGAAACAGGAGGCCGAATCGAACCTCACCGAGGCCCAGAACGCCCTCGACGAACTCGACAACATCGACGACGGCACGACCATGTACCGTCAGGTCGGCGAACTCCTCGTCGAGACCGAGTACGACGAGGCCGAGGACTCCCTCGAAGAGAAGGTCGACTCCCTCGAGATCCGTCTCGAAACGCTCGAGAAGCAGGAAGAGCGCGTCCAGCAGCAGTTCGAGTCCCTCCAGGAGGAACTCGAGGACCTGCTCGGCGGTGGCGGCATGGGCGGTCCGGCCGGCCCAGGCGGTCCGGGTGCCGGCGGCGCATAA
- a CDS encoding DUF3194 domain-containing protein has translation MPADEPSDETVVQTAAEAAEGVIFSRYKQSDVRDYDVTVTFEDGVLEVDVYLNAPEGDDEADPERVADDAALTARQAVDELFGE, from the coding sequence ATGCCAGCTGACGAGCCGTCGGACGAGACCGTCGTTCAGACGGCCGCAGAAGCCGCGGAAGGCGTGATCTTCTCGCGGTACAAGCAGTCCGACGTGCGCGACTACGACGTCACCGTCACCTTCGAGGACGGCGTCCTCGAGGTCGACGTCTACCTCAACGCGCCCGAGGGCGACGACGAGGCGGATCCCGAACGCGTCGCCGACGACGCCGCGCTTACGGCGCGCCAGGCGGTCGACGAACTGTTCGGGGAATAA
- a CDS encoding YciE/YciF ferroxidase family protein translates to MTVDSTEDLFVDGLKHAYYMEQRLVDALDELESSSSSEELKSGFAEHREETRNHLDRIEEVFDDLDASAEGEEDPVIEGMIQAHEEFMDKDPSDEAIDRFNIAAGQKSEHYEIAAYGNLIPMADQLGMDDAADTLEQNLREEQDELDSLSELGEEFDYGELTISE, encoded by the coding sequence ATGACCGTAGACAGCACCGAAGACCTCTTCGTAGACGGGCTGAAGCACGCGTACTACATGGAACAGCGCCTCGTCGACGCTCTCGACGAACTGGAGAGTTCCTCGTCGAGCGAGGAGCTCAAGTCGGGGTTCGCCGAGCACCGCGAGGAGACGCGAAACCACCTCGACCGCATCGAGGAGGTGTTCGACGACCTCGACGCGTCCGCCGAAGGCGAGGAGGACCCGGTCATCGAGGGGATGATCCAGGCTCACGAGGAGTTCATGGACAAAGACCCGAGCGACGAGGCCATCGACCGATTCAACATCGCCGCCGGCCAGAAGTCCGAACACTACGAGATCGCCGCCTACGGGAACCTCATCCCGATGGCGGACCAACTCGGCATGGACGACGCCGCGGATACCCTCGAGCAGAACCTCCGCGAGGAGCAGGACGAACTCGACAGCCTCTCGGAACTCGGCGAAGAGTTCGATTACGGCGAACTCACGATCTCGGAGTAA
- a CDS encoding GMP synthase subunit A, whose protein sequence is MTKIVVVDNHGQFTHLERRALRDLGVDTELIDNETPPAEIDADGVVLSGGPDMDRTGKSAEYLDADMPVLGICLGMQLIAEELGGRVDSGDYGGYADVSVEIVDDDDPLTGTLHPETRVWASHADEVKELPEGFDLTAKSDVCGVEAMSDADRDLYGVQWHPEVAHTEEGEEIFENFLAICESA, encoded by the coding sequence ATGACGAAGATCGTCGTGGTGGACAACCACGGACAGTTCACCCACCTGGAACGTCGAGCGCTTCGCGACCTCGGTGTCGACACCGAGTTGATCGACAACGAGACGCCACCTGCGGAGATCGACGCGGACGGCGTCGTCCTCTCGGGCGGCCCGGACATGGACCGCACCGGGAAATCCGCCGAGTATCTGGACGCGGATATGCCGGTTCTGGGCATCTGCCTGGGGATGCAACTGATCGCCGAGGAACTCGGCGGCCGCGTGGACAGCGGCGACTACGGCGGCTACGCCGACGTCTCCGTCGAAATCGTCGACGACGACGATCCGCTGACCGGCACGCTCCACCCCGAAACCCGCGTCTGGGCGAGCCACGCCGACGAGGTCAAGGAACTCCCCGAGGGGTTCGATCTGACCGCGAAAAGCGACGTCTGCGGCGTCGAGGCGATGAGCGACGCCGACCGCGACCTCTACGGCGTCCAGTGGCACCCCGAAGTCGCCCACACCGAAGAGGGCGAGGAAATTTTCGAGAACTTCTTGGCGATCTGCGAGTCGGCGTAA
- the pan1 gene encoding proteasome-activating nucleotidase Pan1 produces MSDTVDDVDLPYDEDEASQQEKIQALEERLEILEAQNEEMRDKLLDANAENNKYQQKLERLTHENKKLKQSPLFVATVQEITDEGVIIKQHGNNQEALTEVTDEMHEELEPDARVAVNNSLSIVKPLSNETDVRARVMEVTESPDVSYEDIGGLEEQMQEVRETVEMPLEKPDMFDDVGIDPPSGVLLYGPPGTGKTMLAKAVANQTDATFIKMAGSELVHKFIGEGAKLVRDLFDVAREHEPAVIFIDEIDAIAAKRTESKTSGDAEVQRTMMQLLSEMDGFEDRGEIRIIAATNRFDMLDRAILRPGRFDRLIEVPKPNQEGREIIFEIHTRGMNVSDDVEFGELAAQADEASGADIKAVCTEAGMFAIRDDRTEIRMEDFQNAWEKVQAESDETEDVSKTFA; encoded by the coding sequence ATGAGCGACACTGTGGACGACGTCGACCTCCCCTACGACGAGGACGAGGCGTCCCAACAGGAGAAAATCCAGGCGCTCGAGGAACGGCTGGAGATCCTCGAGGCGCAAAACGAGGAGATGCGTGACAAGCTCCTCGATGCCAACGCCGAGAACAACAAGTACCAGCAGAAGCTCGAGCGACTCACGCACGAGAACAAGAAGCTAAAGCAGTCCCCGCTGTTCGTCGCCACCGTCCAGGAGATCACGGACGAGGGCGTCATCATCAAACAGCACGGGAACAACCAGGAGGCCCTGACCGAGGTCACCGACGAGATGCACGAGGAGCTCGAACCCGACGCGCGGGTGGCGGTCAACAACTCGTTGTCTATCGTCAAGCCGCTCTCGAACGAGACCGACGTCCGCGCTCGCGTGATGGAAGTCACCGAGAGCCCCGACGTCAGCTACGAGGACATCGGCGGCTTAGAGGAGCAGATGCAGGAGGTCCGCGAGACCGTCGAGATGCCCCTCGAGAAGCCCGACATGTTCGACGACGTCGGCATCGACCCGCCGAGCGGCGTCCTGCTGTATGGCCCGCCGGGCACCGGCAAGACGATGCTGGCGAAGGCCGTCGCCAACCAGACCGACGCCACCTTCATCAAGATGGCCGGCTCGGAGCTGGTCCACAAGTTCATCGGCGAAGGCGCCAAGCTCGTCCGCGACCTCTTCGACGTCGCCCGCGAGCACGAGCCCGCCGTGATCTTCATCGACGAGATCGACGCCATCGCCGCCAAGCGGACCGAGTCCAAGACCTCCGGCGACGCCGAGGTCCAGCGGACGATGATGCAGTTGCTCTCCGAGATGGACGGCTTCGAGGACCGCGGCGAGATCCGCATCATCGCCGCGACCAACCGCTTCGACATGCTCGACCGCGCCATCCTCCGTCCCGGCCGGTTCGACCGCCTCATCGAGGTGCCCAAGCCGAACCAGGAGGGCCGCGAGATCATCTTCGAGATCCACACCCGCGGCATGAACGTCTCGGACGACGTCGAGTTCGGCGAACTGGCCGCTCAGGCCGACGAGGCCTCCGGAGCCGACATCAAGGCCGTCTGTACCGAGGCCGGGATGTTCGCCATCCGCGACGACCGGACCGAGATCCGGATGGAGGACTTCCAGAACGCCTGGGAGAAGGTGCAGGCCGAGTCCGACGAGACCGAAGACGTCTCGAAGACCTTCGCCTAA
- a CDS encoding MarR family transcriptional regulator, whose protein sequence is MSASEPLRQETSQRGTWDDVRELPPSAKLVAKVLEYNDTMTQQQIADETLLPSRTVRYALNRLDEENVIDSRFSFSDARKRLYSLDIES, encoded by the coding sequence ATGAGCGCCTCAGAGCCGCTTCGACAGGAGACCAGCCAGCGGGGAACGTGGGACGACGTTCGCGAGCTGCCGCCGAGCGCGAAACTCGTCGCGAAGGTCCTCGAGTACAACGATACGATGACCCAACAACAGATTGCCGACGAGACCCTTCTTCCCTCCCGAACGGTTCGCTACGCGTTAAACCGACTCGACGAGGAGAACGTCATCGACTCCCGTTTCTCGTTCTCCGACGCGCGAAAGCGCCTCTACAGCCTCGATATCGAGTCATAA